In the Haloferula helveola genome, one interval contains:
- a CDS encoding histidine kinase — protein sequence MSDLSEIRSWAFASALAACVIAPADAADEAQSNNPIGRVARLLNPKLVEVEDRLTWLEERLRGLATFSPKPLSKEHGWRCASHGKDEQPSLTLDLGDTYPLSDIFLIPAQPQVGDARTLFPLRIRIETSLDPDFREALVIYDTKDKIHEDQDPYPLRVVARDIDARYVRLTVALGHFRGSQATAALSEMVVISGGEPVSFGAKVTSTHGLDSPGQWDAQYAVDGRSPLGVWEGGQWINSRGQIFEVEPGREQAEWIIDLGEPEPIDRIVAFPFQMPELGGTSALPGDIEVFVSDDPEESAAPYATMPGGETFAPACLPMNRVTGRYVMLRANSAMAIGKLRHHMLSEIEVWSQGRNLALEQPVRIRHSGRTLAASPEITDGYASGLKITPVGSWLRQLVERKEIEAELADLRPVRSNMATETELNATWGASIAIGLTFLIPVAFVERRRLVSRKQIDALRKRIASDLHDDIGSNLGSISLIARSAKRDLKRLQGPNELADDLDEVEVIARESSLAMRDIVWLLERRQDTIGDFVQRMRDCASRLLRDIDYTLVCRSNRTAAKMTLDAKRHLFLFYKEALHNVLKHSQASQVAIKIYDSKEWLVMEIEDNGIGLPTDAKARPAAVRKLTDRTAVLEGRLQVTSKPGQGTHLRLDVKRANLITATAAA from the coding sequence ATGAGCGATTTGTCCGAGATCCGGTCTTGGGCCTTTGCTTCAGCGTTGGCCGCTTGCGTCATTGCGCCCGCGGACGCCGCCGACGAAGCCCAATCCAACAATCCGATCGGCCGTGTGGCCCGATTGTTGAATCCCAAGTTGGTCGAGGTTGAAGACCGCCTGACCTGGCTGGAAGAGCGGCTTCGCGGACTCGCGACGTTTTCCCCGAAGCCCCTCAGCAAGGAACATGGATGGCGCTGCGCCTCCCATGGCAAGGACGAGCAACCGTCGCTCACGCTCGATCTGGGTGACACCTACCCGCTCAGCGACATTTTCCTGATTCCGGCTCAACCGCAGGTAGGCGACGCCCGCACCCTGTTTCCCCTCCGCATCCGCATTGAAACGTCGCTCGACCCGGACTTCAGGGAGGCACTGGTCATTTACGACACAAAGGACAAGATCCACGAGGATCAGGATCCCTACCCGCTGAGGGTCGTCGCCCGCGATATCGACGCACGGTATGTGCGCCTGACGGTGGCGCTGGGCCACTTCCGGGGCAGCCAAGCCACCGCCGCGCTCTCGGAGATGGTCGTCATCTCGGGAGGCGAGCCGGTCTCGTTCGGGGCCAAGGTAACGTCCACCCACGGGCTGGACAGTCCCGGTCAGTGGGACGCGCAATATGCGGTCGATGGACGATCTCCTCTGGGGGTCTGGGAAGGAGGCCAATGGATCAACTCCCGGGGCCAGATTTTCGAAGTCGAACCCGGACGCGAGCAGGCCGAGTGGATCATTGACTTGGGTGAGCCCGAGCCGATCGACCGGATCGTCGCCTTCCCGTTCCAGATGCCGGAATTGGGAGGGACCTCCGCACTCCCGGGTGACATCGAGGTATTTGTAAGCGACGACCCCGAGGAATCCGCGGCACCGTATGCCACCATGCCGGGTGGGGAGACTTTCGCCCCGGCATGCCTTCCGATGAACCGTGTGACCGGCCGATATGTGATGCTCCGGGCAAACTCCGCCATGGCGATCGGCAAACTCAGGCACCACATGCTCTCGGAGATCGAGGTGTGGTCCCAAGGTCGGAATCTGGCGCTGGAGCAACCGGTCCGGATCCGTCACTCGGGTCGAACTCTGGCCGCCTCCCCGGAGATCACGGACGGCTACGCCAGCGGACTCAAGATCACCCCAGTCGGTTCGTGGCTCAGGCAACTCGTCGAACGCAAGGAGATTGAAGCCGAACTGGCCGACCTCCGGCCGGTCCGCAGCAACATGGCGACCGAAACGGAATTGAATGCCACGTGGGGTGCCTCGATCGCCATCGGCCTTACCTTCCTGATCCCGGTGGCGTTCGTCGAAAGGAGACGCCTCGTATCGCGCAAGCAAATCGATGCGCTCCGAAAGCGAATCGCTTCCGATCTGCACGACGATATCGGCAGCAACCTCGGAAGCATCTCCCTGATCGCCCGCTCGGCGAAGCGCGACCTCAAACGCCTGCAAGGCCCGAACGAACTTGCCGACGATCTCGACGAAGTGGAGGTGATCGCGCGCGAAAGCTCGCTCGCCATGCGCGACATCGTGTGGCTCCTCGAACGTCGTCAGGACACCATCGGGGACTTCGTCCAAAGAATGCGCGACTGCGCTTCACGGCTTCTCCGGGACATTGACTACACCCTTGTCTGCCGCTCGAACCGCACTGCGGCGAAGATGACGCTCGACGCCAAGCGGCACCTGTTCCTCTTCTACAAGGAGGCCCTCCACAATGTCCTGAAGCACTCGCAGGCCTCACAGGTCGCGATCAAGATCTACGATTCAAAGGAGTGGCTGGTCATGGAAATCGAAGACAACGGAATCGGTTTGCCAACGGATGCCAAGGCACGCCCTGCTGCCGTACGTAAACTTACGGATCGGACCGCGGTTCTCGAAGGGCGCCTCCAAGTGACATCGAAACCGGGTCAAGGCACGCACTTGCGTCTCGATGTGAAACGCGCCAACCTCATCACCGCAACGGCAGCAGCATGA
- a CDS encoding c-type cytochrome domain-containing protein, producing MTRFLFTSFLATAVSQAADKVTFDDHVLPIFEQACLNCHNPDKTKGGLDLSNYAGALKGSSGGKVVESGNTASTLIAVVRQTAEPKMPPEGDPISGEAIKVLENWIAGGLLQNSSSKAKKPEKPKFDTALQADPTARPDGPPPMPKDVILEPAVVASRSSAVHAMVASPWAPLLAITGQKQILLYDTDALELAGVLPFPEGDPVSLAFTPNGRYLIAGGGIPGKSGVTVSFDVITGERALTAAKEFDTVLCTDLRPDLGSVATGSPSKLIKLWKTEDGSRTASIKKHTDWVTSLDFSPDGILLATGDRNGGVWVWEAETGNEFHTLRAHQAGISAARFRSDSNVLATASADGTVRFWEMNNGNEVRKLDAHPGGVLDFAWAPDGSFVTAGRDRTAKVWKPDFGQKKVIDKLPDIPTSVAINQDGKRIFVADYTGRIHVYDIESGNRVGELDHNPPTIAARLQQLSEAEKAQPAAIAEAEKNRAAAAEALNQAKQKVAAKEAAIREARKTIETSKRDEQEAANKQKQTAQQLEQQRSKLADQEKALAGLREQIQGRRKRCAELDPKIASADGERKAAENRLTEAKNAPEGPEKAAAVTAAETASRQKTETLNQLKQQRQSEAQPIAGLEKQIQDKSTVIAGIRQEIEKLNASQKSHQTAQEQARQRHQSAAQQLPQLEKQLPEVKKALEAPTKSLQEADQRVTEARQHAEWVQRKKHHWQRAALNAESIAVGKEAARLHAESETLSAEFAETTRSVEELRAEFATKRGELEALRKDAESPGDSETAAERASVVTTLQATVEALKETLANTAAQMNEQRSKLDALLPQIDALRRKSEELKRQYVAAAPKAP from the coding sequence TTGACCCGCTTCCTTTTCACATCTTTCCTTGCCACCGCTGTTTCCCAAGCGGCGGACAAGGTGACCTTCGACGATCACGTTCTACCGATCTTCGAGCAGGCCTGTCTGAACTGCCACAATCCCGACAAGACCAAGGGCGGGCTCGACCTGTCCAACTACGCAGGCGCGCTCAAGGGCAGTTCCGGCGGCAAAGTCGTCGAGTCGGGAAACACCGCCTCCACCCTCATCGCGGTGGTCCGCCAGACCGCCGAACCGAAGATGCCGCCGGAGGGCGATCCGATTTCCGGCGAGGCGATCAAGGTTCTCGAAAACTGGATTGCGGGAGGTTTGCTCCAGAATTCGAGTTCGAAGGCCAAGAAGCCCGAAAAGCCGAAGTTCGATACCGCGCTGCAGGCCGATCCGACCGCCCGTCCCGATGGCCCGCCACCGATGCCCAAGGACGTGATTCTGGAGCCTGCCGTAGTCGCGTCCCGGTCCTCCGCGGTTCACGCCATGGTGGCGTCACCTTGGGCCCCGTTGCTGGCGATCACCGGACAGAAACAGATTCTTCTCTACGACACCGACGCGCTCGAGTTGGCCGGCGTTCTTCCATTTCCGGAGGGCGATCCGGTCTCGCTGGCATTCACCCCGAACGGCCGCTATCTGATTGCCGGCGGCGGCATCCCCGGCAAGTCCGGCGTCACGGTGAGCTTCGACGTCATCACCGGCGAACGCGCCCTCACAGCCGCCAAGGAGTTCGATACGGTGCTTTGCACCGACCTGAGACCGGATCTGGGTTCGGTCGCAACGGGTTCCCCGTCGAAGCTCATCAAGCTGTGGAAAACCGAGGACGGCTCGAGAACCGCATCGATCAAGAAGCACACCGACTGGGTCACCTCTCTCGACTTCTCTCCGGACGGCATCCTGCTTGCGACCGGAGACCGGAATGGCGGCGTGTGGGTTTGGGAGGCGGAGACGGGCAACGAGTTCCACACCCTGCGCGCCCATCAGGCGGGAATCAGCGCGGCACGCTTCCGCTCTGATTCCAACGTCCTCGCTACCGCATCTGCTGACGGCACGGTCCGCTTCTGGGAAATGAACAACGGCAACGAGGTCCGAAAGCTGGACGCGCATCCCGGTGGCGTCCTCGATTTCGCCTGGGCCCCGGACGGAAGCTTTGTGACCGCCGGCCGCGACCGGACCGCCAAGGTCTGGAAGCCGGATTTCGGTCAGAAGAAGGTGATCGACAAGCTTCCCGATATTCCGACCTCGGTCGCGATCAACCAAGACGGCAAGCGGATCTTCGTCGCCGACTACACCGGACGGATCCACGTCTATGATATCGAGAGCGGGAACCGGGTCGGCGAACTCGACCACAACCCTCCGACGATTGCTGCCCGACTGCAGCAACTCTCCGAAGCCGAGAAGGCACAGCCTGCCGCGATCGCAGAAGCCGAGAAGAACCGGGCCGCCGCCGCTGAAGCCCTGAACCAGGCGAAGCAGAAGGTCGCCGCCAAAGAAGCGGCCATCCGGGAAGCACGAAAGACGATCGAGACCTCGAAACGGGATGAACAGGAGGCGGCAAACAAACAGAAGCAGACCGCTCAGCAACTCGAACAGCAACGAAGCAAACTGGCCGATCAGGAGAAGGCGTTGGCGGGTCTTCGCGAGCAGATTCAGGGACGGCGCAAGCGCTGCGCCGAACTCGACCCCAAGATCGCCAGCGCCGATGGTGAACGGAAGGCGGCGGAGAACCGACTTACTGAAGCCAAAAACGCCCCCGAAGGACCGGAGAAAGCGGCTGCGGTGACGGCGGCCGAGACCGCCAGTCGCCAGAAGACCGAAACTCTCAACCAACTGAAGCAGCAACGTCAGTCCGAGGCACAGCCTATCGCGGGACTCGAGAAGCAGATCCAGGACAAGTCGACGGTTATCGCCGGAATCCGACAGGAGATTGAGAAACTCAACGCTTCGCAGAAGTCTCATCAGACGGCGCAGGAGCAGGCCCGCCAGCGCCACCAATCGGCAGCCCAGCAGCTTCCCCAACTTGAAAAACAGCTCCCCGAAGTGAAGAAGGCGCTGGAAGCCCCGACCAAGTCTCTCCAAGAAGCCGATCAACGGGTTACCGAAGCCCGTCAGCACGCGGAGTGGGTTCAGCGGAAGAAGCATCACTGGCAGCGGGCGGCGCTCAATGCCGAGTCGATCGCGGTCGGGAAAGAGGCCGCTCGCCTCCACGCCGAGAGCGAGACCCTGTCGGCGGAATTCGCGGAGACCACACGGTCGGTCGAAGAACTCAGGGCAGAGTTCGCAACCAAGCGCGGGGAGCTCGAAGCTCTCCGGAAGGATGCCGAGTCCCCCGGCGACTCCGAAACCGCCGCGGAACGGGCATCTGTGGTGACCACGCTTCAGGCGACGGTTGAAGCGCTCAAGGAAACCCTCGCCAACACCGCCGCACAGATGAACGAGCAACGCTCTAAGCTCGACGCCCTGCTCCCCCAGATCGACGCGCTCAGGCGCAAGTCGGAGGAACTCAAGCGGCAGTATGTCGCCGCTGCGCCCAAGGCGCCTTGA
- a CDS encoding PSD1 and planctomycete cytochrome C domain-containing protein gives MIRIARGIPLAALGAALAAQAGADTFPAARVALETHCLSCHHPEKTKGDLLMTTRAAMLDGGDSGTALVPGNPEQSLLIERICLDEDHDDLMPPKGGPLDAAQIDAIRAWVADGAPWPEGITLSPRPKTALPNWDAPADPEIASIEAFPKSVSLETAKDFHRVIVIARFNDAATHDITRQAKLTLADPSLASVTDTTLRPLKDGSTTLRIEYRGLSTEIPVTVKEATKPRPVSFQLDVMPVLTSATCNTGSCHGSARGQDGFHLTLYGFDPKGDHFRLTREMPGRRINLGLPEESLLLTKAIGAVPHTGGKLFEKDSANYRTLLEWIRDGAQFDQGEIPQPTGITIEPPQLLMKGSDLEIPLTVRATYSDGTDRDVSTLSTFSTSNDNSVEIDPYKGLAKSKKRGEAFLLSRFHTFTEGSQAIVVPDDLPYTRPDIPAFNEVDTLVHEKLHKLRVIPSDVCSDEVFVRRVYLDVIGRLPEAEERTTFLTDANPEKRKALVDELLTRKEFTEMWVMKWAELLQIRTFRNGPNQVSYKAALGYYGWLRERIAANTPFNEIVRELLSSEGGTFETPATNFYQIESDVLKLTENVAQVFMGTRIQCAQCHNHPFDRWTMDDYYGFASFFAQVKRKPAEDPRERIIFDGGGDVKHPVTQQNAKPRFLGTPTPDDFGSKSRREALADWLASPDNPWFARNVVNITWAHFFGVGITDPVDDVRVSNPPSNPELLDTLSKRFIDSGYDIRSIVRDICNSRTYQLSSRTNETNATDETNFSHSLIRRMRAEVLLDAISQVTETPNKFKGLPLGASAVQIADGNTSNYFLTTFGRATRATVCSCEVKMEPNLSQALHLLNGSSTHQRIKQSKVIPSLLEQKRPPIEIVDHLYLRTLGREPTTSEREHLKGYLEGAKDPKDVRLILDDIFWALLNSKEFLFNH, from the coding sequence ATGATCCGAATTGCCCGCGGAATCCCTCTCGCAGCCCTTGGAGCGGCGTTGGCCGCCCAAGCGGGCGCCGACACCTTCCCGGCCGCCCGGGTCGCGCTGGAGACCCACTGCCTTTCCTGTCACCACCCGGAGAAGACCAAGGGCGACCTGCTGATGACCACCCGGGCCGCGATGCTCGACGGCGGCGACTCGGGCACCGCGCTGGTTCCCGGGAACCCGGAGCAATCGTTGCTGATCGAGCGGATTTGCCTCGATGAGGATCACGACGACCTGATGCCGCCGAAGGGCGGTCCGCTCGATGCGGCCCAGATCGACGCCATCCGGGCGTGGGTCGCCGACGGCGCACCGTGGCCGGAGGGCATCACGCTCTCACCGCGACCGAAGACCGCACTGCCCAACTGGGATGCGCCGGCCGACCCCGAGATCGCCTCGATCGAAGCCTTCCCCAAGTCGGTCTCGCTCGAAACCGCCAAGGACTTCCACCGGGTGATCGTGATCGCCCGGTTCAATGACGCCGCGACCCACGACATCACCCGGCAAGCGAAGCTCACCCTCGCCGATCCGTCGCTGGCCTCCGTCACCGACACGACCCTGCGTCCGCTCAAGGACGGCTCGACCACGCTCCGCATCGAGTATCGCGGGCTGTCGACCGAGATCCCCGTGACGGTCAAGGAGGCCACCAAGCCCCGCCCCGTTTCCTTCCAACTCGACGTGATGCCGGTGCTGACCTCGGCCACCTGCAATACCGGTTCGTGCCACGGTTCGGCCCGCGGCCAGGACGGGTTCCATCTGACGCTCTACGGCTTCGACCCGAAGGGTGACCATTTCCGACTGACCCGGGAAATGCCCGGTCGCCGCATCAACCTCGGCCTGCCCGAGGAGTCGCTCCTGCTGACCAAGGCCATTGGCGCCGTCCCCCACACCGGCGGCAAGCTGTTCGAGAAAGACAGCGCGAACTACCGCACGCTGCTCGAGTGGATCCGCGATGGCGCGCAGTTCGACCAAGGCGAGATCCCCCAGCCCACCGGCATCACCATTGAGCCGCCACAACTCCTGATGAAGGGTTCGGACCTCGAGATCCCGCTGACCGTCAGGGCCACTTACTCCGACGGCACGGACCGCGACGTCAGCACGCTTTCGACCTTTTCTACCTCCAACGATAACTCCGTCGAGATCGACCCCTACAAGGGTCTGGCGAAGTCGAAGAAACGCGGAGAGGCCTTCCTGCTCTCACGCTTCCACACGTTCACCGAGGGATCACAGGCCATCGTCGTCCCCGACGACCTCCCCTACACGCGGCCCGACATTCCGGCATTCAACGAGGTCGACACGCTGGTCCACGAGAAGCTCCACAAGCTGCGCGTCATCCCGTCCGACGTCTGCAGCGACGAGGTCTTCGTCCGGCGCGTCTATCTCGACGTCATCGGTCGCCTACCGGAAGCCGAGGAACGGACCACCTTCCTCACCGACGCCAACCCGGAGAAACGCAAGGCGCTCGTCGACGAGCTCCTGACCCGCAAGGAATTCACCGAGATGTGGGTGATGAAATGGGCCGAGCTGCTCCAGATCCGCACGTTCCGTAACGGCCCAAACCAAGTCTCCTACAAGGCGGCTCTGGGCTACTACGGCTGGCTGCGGGAACGGATCGCTGCCAACACTCCGTTCAACGAAATCGTACGGGAATTGCTCTCTTCAGAGGGAGGCACTTTCGAGACTCCGGCCACCAACTTTTACCAGATCGAGTCCGATGTCCTGAAGCTGACGGAGAACGTCGCGCAGGTCTTCATGGGCACCCGGATCCAGTGCGCGCAGTGCCACAACCACCCGTTCGACCGCTGGACGATGGACGACTACTACGGCTTCGCCTCATTCTTCGCCCAGGTGAAACGCAAGCCGGCCGAAGACCCGCGCGAGCGAATCATCTTTGATGGCGGTGGCGACGTGAAACACCCGGTCACGCAGCAGAATGCGAAGCCCCGTTTCCTTGGCACCCCGACGCCCGACGACTTCGGATCGAAGTCGCGTCGCGAGGCCCTCGCCGACTGGCTCGCCTCGCCCGACAACCCGTGGTTCGCCCGCAATGTCGTCAACATCACGTGGGCCCACTTCTTCGGTGTCGGCATCACCGACCCGGTCGATGACGTGCGGGTCTCGAATCCGCCGTCGAACCCCGAACTTCTCGACACCCTGTCGAAGCGGTTCATCGACTCCGGCTACGACATCCGCAGCATCGTCCGCGACATTTGCAACTCACGCACCTACCAGCTTTCAAGTCGGACCAACGAGACCAACGCGACCGACGAAACGAACTTCTCGCACTCGTTGATCCGACGGATGCGTGCCGAGGTGCTTCTTGATGCCATTTCGCAAGTCACCGAGACCCCGAACAAGTTCAAGGGACTGCCGCTCGGCGCCTCGGCGGTGCAGATCGCCGACGGCAACACCTCGAACTATTTCCTCACCACCTTCGGCCGGGCCACCCGCGCTACCGTTTGCTCCTGTGAAGTCAAAATGGAGCCCAACCTCTCGCAAGCGCTCCACTTGCTGAATGGCAGCTCCACCCACCAGAGGATCAAGCAGAGCAAGGTGATCCCGTCCCTTCTGGAACAGAAGCGGCCGCCGATCGAAATTGTGGATCATCTCTACCTGCGAACGCTGGGCCGCGAACCGACCACCAGCGAAAGGGAGCATCTCAAGGGTTATCTTGAGGGAGCAAAAGACCCGAAGGATGTCCGCCTCATCCTCGACGACATCTTCTGGGCCCTGTTGAATTCCAAGGAGTTCCTATTCAACCACTGA
- a CDS encoding sugar phosphate isomerase/epimerase family protein — MKTAITLCRVHEAAAGPFVFHDDLATGFRKAAEHGFDAVELFLPAPDAVPMGDIKALQDEHGLAVAAVGSGAGMVRHGLSLTDPSPDKRAAALEFIASMIDFGGQLGAPVILGSMQGKHGGEVSRDQALAWLTEALREAGARAAEHDVPFIYEPLNRYETNLFNHAAAATDYLIAEDLGNIVLLADLFHMAIEERDIAASLKAMGSKLGHVHWADSNRQAMGLGHTAYEPIFAALSELAYDGYLSAEVFPQPDADTAAAQTIQSIRALRP; from the coding sequence ATGAAGACCGCGATCACACTCTGCCGCGTTCACGAGGCCGCGGCTGGTCCCTTTGTCTTTCACGACGACCTGGCTACCGGGTTCCGCAAAGCGGCGGAGCACGGGTTCGACGCGGTCGAGCTTTTCCTCCCGGCACCCGATGCGGTTCCCATGGGCGACATCAAGGCTCTTCAGGACGAACATGGCCTCGCCGTTGCCGCCGTCGGCAGCGGCGCGGGAATGGTCCGGCACGGACTCTCTCTGACCGATCCCTCGCCGGACAAACGTGCCGCCGCACTTGAGTTCATCGCATCCATGATCGACTTCGGCGGACAACTCGGTGCTCCGGTCATCCTCGGTTCCATGCAGGGCAAGCACGGCGGTGAGGTGAGCCGCGACCAAGCGCTTGCGTGGCTGACCGAAGCCCTTCGAGAAGCAGGTGCCCGGGCAGCGGAGCACGACGTCCCGTTCATTTACGAGCCTCTCAACCGGTACGAGACCAATCTGTTCAACCACGCCGCTGCCGCGACCGATTACCTGATCGCCGAGGACCTTGGAAACATCGTCCTTCTCGCGGATCTCTTCCACATGGCGATTGAGGAGCGCGACATCGCCGCCAGCCTCAAAGCGATGGGTTCCAAGCTGGGGCACGTCCACTGGGCCGACTCCAACCGGCAGGCCATGGGACTTGGCCACACAGCCTACGAGCCGATTTTCGCAGCATTGAGCGAGCTGGCCTACGACGGCTACCTTTCCGCGGAGGTTTTCCCTCAACCCGATGCGGATACCGCGGCGGCCCAGACGATTCAGTCAATCCGGGCGCTACGCCCCTGA
- a CDS encoding ABC transporter permease, whose product MLRFPVILALVRRQVLLFTRNPVRALELLFWPVVQLLVWGFVTVFLQQQLQEETGTEGRNLIHFITFLIGAIILWDALFRSQQGVAISFLEDVWTRNLLNIFAAPIRMTEYLAASFTVGGLRVLVTALVMALIAVVSYGFNLFQFEWLLIPFYGNLLMFGWALGIVSTSLILRFGHAAESLAWAVPFMVQPFACVFYDVGVLPRWMQVVSLSMPPAHIFEGMREVLDTGEMDPRKLLMATALNGLYLLGAGMLFSRMLSIARHRGLLVKAASS is encoded by the coding sequence GTGCTCCGTTTCCCCGTCATCCTTGCCTTGGTCCGGAGGCAGGTGCTGCTCTTCACGCGCAACCCGGTGCGGGCGCTTGAGCTTCTTTTCTGGCCGGTCGTCCAGCTTCTCGTCTGGGGCTTCGTGACGGTTTTCCTCCAGCAGCAGTTGCAGGAGGAAACAGGGACCGAAGGACGCAACCTCATCCACTTCATCACCTTCCTTATCGGAGCGATCATCCTCTGGGATGCCCTTTTCCGTTCGCAACAGGGCGTGGCCATCTCGTTCCTCGAGGACGTCTGGACCCGCAACCTCCTGAACATCTTCGCCGCCCCGATCCGAATGACCGAGTATCTCGCCGCAAGCTTCACGGTGGGCGGCCTGAGGGTGCTGGTTACCGCCTTGGTCATGGCCTTGATCGCGGTGGTGTCCTACGGCTTCAACCTGTTCCAGTTCGAGTGGCTGCTGATTCCGTTCTACGGCAACCTGCTGATGTTCGGCTGGGCACTCGGGATCGTCTCGACCTCGTTGATCCTCCGCTTCGGACACGCGGCCGAATCCTTGGCATGGGCGGTTCCCTTCATGGTTCAGCCCTTCGCCTGCGTCTTCTACGACGTCGGCGTGCTTCCGCGCTGGATGCAGGTGGTATCGCTCTCGATGCCGCCCGCCCACATCTTCGAGGGGATGCGGGAGGTGCTCGACACCGGCGAAATGGATCCCCGGAAGCTTCTCATGGCCACCGCCCTCAATGGCCTTTACCTCCTTGGGGCCGGCATGTTGTTCTCCCGCATGCTGTCGATCGCCCGCCATCGCGGCCTGCTGGTCAAGGCGGCATCTTCCTGA
- a CDS encoding RbsD/FucU domain-containing protein: MLQNGILNPQVLELVARIRHTNTLVIADWAFPYWPQIETVDISLTKGMPMVLDVLELLKPNFKIGRIWQAEEFLDTNPAETIKSFDDSFGGIPDVTIERLPHVTFKTFVPDAIGLIRTGDPTAYGNIIVESV, encoded by the coding sequence ATGCTACAGAACGGAATTCTCAATCCCCAGGTCCTCGAACTTGTGGCACGCATCCGCCACACGAACACCCTCGTGATCGCCGACTGGGCTTTCCCCTACTGGCCGCAGATCGAGACCGTCGACATCAGCCTGACCAAAGGGATGCCCATGGTGCTCGATGTGCTCGAGCTTCTGAAGCCCAACTTCAAGATCGGCCGCATCTGGCAGGCCGAAGAGTTCCTCGACACCAATCCCGCGGAAACCATCAAGAGCTTCGACGATTCCTTCGGAGGTATCCCGGACGTCACGATCGAGCGCCTGCCCCACGTGACCTTCAAAACTTTCGTTCCGGACGCCATCGGCCTCATCCGCACCGGTGATCCGACCGCCTACGGCAACATCATCGTCGAATCCGTTTGA
- a CDS encoding tetratricopeptide repeat protein, whose product MARSNQRRLKRSAIAAFAAFLLTAPCASALGEFEQIPVATFEAMREVERYQLKIAEKHYTNKNYKVALAEYEKFLTLYETSPGAPYAQLMWSHTMVHLKKPQTALREGFQSVIDYWPESHEATVAAYCIGDAYRKMGEVKKAQDSFEFIIKEYPSTLLALRSKQDLLHYAKLHEDQDKIIEILKDLTFKTERTEQTNGACVQASEELARKYFFRQEFEEGRKALATSYKDGKLIEVVHQMTVQTMQHLLKDEKTKAAALKLGDQLIASVRRDAAEDPEHAKGHLYRVAALHAMLGRPSDVWKLYKEVEEKFGRDDDLRGRMAEWNLARDKRDEARRLFAEFDNVVVGQERIAGMFKEEGKFKEAIAVYVKLLDLNGDGAAGYQWAIGGCYESMSDWRNAIGMYRQIDDFPKTHFAMASCHRKLGEQQEAILLYNQCKVVDNAAPRASIEIGFTYEEAEEPKNAIRTFQLTCKRYPKSGEAARAHAHLQNKYNINVTLGGAEDE is encoded by the coding sequence ATGGCTCGAAGCAACCAAAGACGACTGAAGCGCTCCGCAATCGCCGCGTTCGCCGCGTTTCTCCTGACCGCCCCTTGCGCATCAGCCCTCGGGGAATTCGAGCAGATCCCGGTGGCGACCTTCGAGGCGATGCGCGAGGTCGAGCGCTATCAACTCAAGATCGCGGAGAAGCACTACACCAACAAGAACTACAAGGTCGCGCTGGCCGAGTATGAGAAGTTCCTGACGCTCTACGAGACCAGCCCCGGCGCCCCCTATGCCCAACTGATGTGGAGCCACACGATGGTCCATCTGAAGAAGCCGCAGACCGCCCTGCGCGAAGGATTCCAATCGGTGATCGACTACTGGCCGGAGTCGCACGAGGCGACCGTGGCCGCCTATTGCATCGGCGACGCCTACCGGAAGATGGGCGAGGTGAAGAAGGCGCAGGACTCGTTCGAGTTCATCATCAAGGAATACCCGAGCACCCTGCTCGCGCTGCGCTCGAAGCAGGACCTCCTCCACTACGCGAAGCTGCATGAGGATCAGGACAAGATCATCGAGATCCTGAAAGACCTCACCTTCAAGACCGAGCGCACGGAGCAGACCAACGGCGCCTGCGTTCAGGCCAGCGAAGAACTCGCGCGGAAGTATTTCTTCCGCCAGGAGTTCGAGGAGGGCCGCAAGGCGCTCGCAACGAGCTACAAGGACGGCAAGCTGATCGAGGTCGTGCACCAGATGACGGTCCAGACGATGCAGCACCTGCTGAAGGACGAGAAAACCAAGGCCGCCGCGCTCAAGCTCGGCGACCAGCTCATCGCCAGCGTCCGACGCGATGCCGCCGAGGATCCCGAGCATGCCAAGGGACACCTCTACCGGGTGGCGGCCCTGCACGCGATGCTCGGCCGGCCGAGCGACGTCTGGAAACTCTATAAGGAGGTCGAAGAGAAGTTCGGTCGCGACGACGACCTGCGCGGGCGGATGGCCGAGTGGAATCTGGCACGCGACAAGCGCGACGAGGCGCGTCGCCTTTTCGCCGAGTTCGACAACGTGGTCGTCGGCCAGGAGCGGATCGCCGGGATGTTCAAGGAGGAGGGCAAGTTCAAGGAGGCGATCGCGGTCTATGTGAAGCTCCTCGACCTCAATGGCGACGGCGCCGCCGGCTACCAGTGGGCGATCGGCGGCTGCTATGAGAGCATGTCCGACTGGCGCAACGCGATCGGCATGTACCGCCAGATCGACGACTTTCCGAAGACCCACTTCGCAATGGCCTCGTGCCACCGAAAGCTCGGCGAGCAGCAGGAAGCGATCCTTCTCTACAACCAGTGCAAGGTGGTCGACAACGCCGCCCCGCGTGCCTCGATCGAGATCGGCTTCACCTACGAGGAGGCCGAGGAGCCGAAGAATGCGATCCGCACCTTCCAGCTGACCTGCAAGCGCTACCCCAAGAGCGGCGAGGCCGCCCGCGCCCACGCCCACCTGCAGAACAAATACAACATCAACGTCACGCTCGGCGGCGCGGAGGACGAATAG